In Fusobacterium sp. SYSU M8D902, the DNA window AAAAAGTGTTAACATATATATTTATTCCTCTTTTTTCAGAGATCTCCTCAATTTTCTTTTCAATACTTACCTTCTGCTCATCATTTAAAACTCCAAGTTCATCATTTACTTTGGCAAAAGTTAAGATATTCAATAAAAAGAAACTTAATGCTATAAGTTTTTTACTCATTCTTTACTCCTAATTAATAAATTTTAAATGTGGGTCCATCATTATAAATTATAACATCAATATTAATTTTTTCAAAGTAAGTTTTTAAAAGTCTTACAAAATGCTGTTCTCCTTCAAAATGACCTATATCTATTACAGCTAATCCACTCTCTTTGGCTTCTAGTGCCTCATGATAACCTACATCTCCTGTTATAAAAAGATCTGCTCCCAAACTCTTAACTTTTCTCCAATAGCTCATTCCTGATCCATTTATAAGGGCCACTCTTTTTATTTTAACTTCATCACTTTCTGCTATTACCCTTAAATTTTCCAATTGAAATCTCTCTTTTAATTGAACAATATACTCTTTTAAAAGTGTTTCCTCTTTCAATTTATACAGTCTACCTATACCACAACTCTCATTTTCAGAGTTCTTATCAATGACTTTACTTTCACAGATGTCAAGTAAACTCAAAAGATAGTCATTCAATCCTCCCTGAGCTGAGTCTAAATTTGTATGTATAGAGTATACACTAATATCATTTTTTATTAAATCTCTTATCTTTTTTCCAATCGTTGTACTAAAATCAATATTTTTAATCCCTTTAAATATGAATGGGTGATGTGTTACTATCATATTAACACCATTTTTTACTGCATTTTCAATAACTTTATCAGTAATATCCAAAGATAACTGAACTTTTTTTATCTCCTGCTTATTATCCCCTAACAACAGACCAACATTGTCCCAATCTTCAGCCAATCTTTTTGGATACCTCTCCTCTAAACCATTGATAATTTGTTGAGCTATCATAAAAACATCTTCCCTTCCATTGTAGATAAAATTAAAAGTGCTTGTTCAAAAATAACTTCACCATCACCTTTATTTAATCCTAGCTTCTCTTCAATCTCAAAAGTTGAATATCTTCTATCTACACCAAAACCAAAGTAGTAATTTAATACATCTATCTGTCTCTTACTCAATCTGTTTTTTAAAGCAAAGAAATCCATAGTTTTTTCCATAAGTTTTTCTCTCTTATCTATGGCCTCTAAATTCGGTAAAAGATCCTCCTCTGTCAAATAAACCTCTGATTTATCACTTTCTTCCTCTTGAGTTTTTCCAAAATTCTCTCTCTTACCCTTGAAAAAGCTTTTAAATTCATTTTTTATATCATTTATCTTACTCTCTATGAATAGTACCATCTCTCTAACTATCCAATAATTTTTATAGTTATCGAAATCACCATGTATTTCGCCTTTATAAGCTTCTATTCCCTTTATAAGCCCCATTGTCCCCTCTTGAACAACATCTAAGTAGGCTACTCCCTCTCTCAAGTAATTAAAAGCAATTGAAGCCACTGCTGGAAGATTTTGAACTACAAAATCCTCCCCCTCTATCTCATTTGTTAAAGTAATACTAGCTACCTCTTCTAGATAATCCAACACTGTCTCTTCTCCCAGTGTATCTAAATCCTCATCCTCTAGCTCTTTTAACTCAAGTTTTGAATAATCTAAGTTTAATTCCTTTTTCCCATTTTTCTCCAAAAATTTTAAAAACTCTATATCTGATGTATACTCTGCTATTACACTTCTCTCAAAATCTAACACGTTAATTTTTTCCATTTTTCCTCCTATTATAATTTAAAAAAGAGACTGATTCTTTATTTTTATTGTATCAGCCTCTATTT includes these proteins:
- a CDS encoding Nif3-like dinuclear metal center hexameric protein, producing the protein MIAQQIINGLEERYPKRLAEDWDNVGLLLGDNKQEIKKVQLSLDITDKVIENAVKNGVNMIVTHHPFIFKGIKNIDFSTTIGKKIRDLIKNDISVYSIHTNLDSAQGGLNDYLLSLLDICESKVIDKNSENESCGIGRLYKLKEETLLKEYIVQLKERFQLENLRVIAESDEVKIKRVALINGSGMSYWRKVKSLGADLFITGDVGYHEALEAKESGLAVIDIGHFEGEQHFVRLLKTYFEKINIDVIIYNDGPTFKIY
- a CDS encoding sigma-70 family RNA polymerase sigma factor, giving the protein MEKINVLDFERSVIAEYTSDIEFLKFLEKNGKKELNLDYSKLELKELEDEDLDTLGEETVLDYLEEVASITLTNEIEGEDFVVQNLPAVASIAFNYLREGVAYLDVVQEGTMGLIKGIEAYKGEIHGDFDNYKNYWIVREMVLFIESKINDIKNEFKSFFKGKRENFGKTQEEESDKSEVYLTEEDLLPNLEAIDKREKLMEKTMDFFALKNRLSKRQIDVLNYYFGFGVDRRYSTFEIEEKLGLNKGDGEVIFEQALLILSTMEGKMFL